A window of the Nocardia sp. NBC_01329 genome harbors these coding sequences:
- the proC gene encoding pyrroline-5-carboxylate reductase: MTRIAVIGGGRIGEALIAGLLEAGRAVKDLVVVETHADRAELLADRFGVRVTDSVDDAAMGADLLVVAVKPADVDAVLTELGKADLGGERDQILVSLAAGVPTARLEGKLPAGFPVVRVMPNTPMLVGAGMSVLAAGRYAKAEQLELVTELLSSVGQVCVVPESQMDAVTAVSGSGPAYFFLVVEAMVEAGVGLGLTRDIAAQLVTQTMLGSAAMLAESGQSAVDLRAAVTSPAGTTAAALRELERAGLRSAFQEALHAAKQRSAEQGATSE, translated from the coding sequence ATGACACGAATTGCGGTGATCGGTGGCGGCCGGATCGGGGAGGCCCTCATTGCCGGCCTGCTGGAGGCAGGACGGGCCGTCAAGGACTTGGTGGTGGTCGAGACACACGCCGACCGCGCCGAGCTGCTCGCGGATCGGTTCGGGGTCCGGGTGACCGACTCGGTCGACGATGCCGCGATGGGGGCCGATCTGCTGGTGGTCGCGGTGAAACCGGCCGACGTCGACGCCGTGCTCACCGAACTGGGCAAGGCCGATCTGGGCGGGGAACGCGACCAGATCCTGGTCTCGCTGGCGGCCGGGGTGCCGACTGCGCGGTTGGAGGGCAAGCTGCCCGCGGGCTTCCCGGTGGTCCGGGTCATGCCGAACACCCCGATGCTGGTCGGTGCGGGTATGAGCGTGCTGGCGGCGGGTCGCTATGCCAAGGCCGAGCAGTTGGAGTTGGTGACCGAGCTGCTGAGTTCGGTGGGCCAGGTGTGCGTGGTGCCCGAATCGCAGATGGACGCGGTGACCGCGGTCTCGGGATCCGGGCCGGCATATTTCTTCTTGGTGGTCGAGGCGATGGTGGAGGCGGGTGTCGGCCTGGGCCTGACCCGCGATATCGCCGCGCAACTGGTTACCCAGACCATGCTGGGTTCCGCGGCCATGCTCGCGGAGTCGGGGCAGAGCGCGGTCGATCTGCGGGCGGCGGTCACCTCCCCGGCGGGAACCACCGCTGCCGCCCTGCGCGAACTCGAGCGGGCGGGTCTGCGTTCGGCCTTCCAGGAGGCGCTGCACGCGGCCAAACAGCGTTCCGCCGAACAGGGCGCGACCTCGGAATGA
- a CDS encoding helix-turn-helix domain-containing protein yields the protein MMSSNKMSANSGGGSSPGQSILGGGTQFLTVAEVANLMRVSKMTVYRLVHSGELPAVRVGRSFRVHAKAVHDYLETSYFDAG from the coding sequence ATGATGTCTTCTAACAAGATGTCCGCTAACAGCGGCGGTGGTTCGTCGCCAGGACAATCGATACTCGGCGGCGGTACGCAATTTCTCACCGTCGCCGAGGTGGCGAATTTGATGAGAGTTTCCAAGATGACGGTGTACCGGCTGGTGCACTCGGGAGAGCTACCGGCGGTCCGCGTCGGGAGATCCTTCCGGGTTCACGCCAAGGCGGTGCACGATTATCTGGAAACGTCCTATTTCGATGCCGGGTGA
- a CDS encoding 30S ribosomal protein bS22 — translation MGSVIKKRRKRMSKKKHRKLLRRTRVQRRKLGK, via the coding sequence ATGGGTTCTGTGATCAAGAAGCGCCGCAAGCGCATGTCGAAGAAGAAGCACCGCAAGCTGCTTCGTCGCACCCGCGTGCAGCGGCGCAAACTCGGCAAGTAA
- a CDS encoding NAD-dependent epimerase/dehydratase family protein has protein sequence METEANGSYKPKVVLVTGASRYFGGNTVCRLVSDPDIERVVAVDVLTPTPPLRRRMGRAEFVRADIRNPLIRKVIERYQVDTVVHTAVLSQPPSGGGRAAMKDMNVLGAMQLFAVCQKSSTVRRVVSRSSSGVYGGSAKDPAKFTEEMSARRAPGGWFARDMIEIEGFARGLARRRPDTTVLTLRLAPMVGPGLGARAGQLMRSPITPTVLGRDARMQFLHEEDAVAALVHAVRSGPGGTFNVAGDGALALSQAVRRSGRVAMPVPWSVFRTVGRTLMGPVMRDFSSEQLDYFLFGCGLDTTRMRGELGFEPRWTTVQAFDDFTGGAVSRPVVDPAWIDAAENKLLGLIGAGTGAHT, from the coding sequence GTGGAAACTGAAGCGAACGGCAGCTATAAGCCCAAAGTCGTGCTGGTGACGGGAGCCAGCCGGTACTTCGGCGGCAATACCGTATGTCGCCTGGTTTCCGACCCCGATATCGAGCGAGTCGTGGCGGTCGACGTACTCACCCCAACGCCACCGCTGCGTCGCCGGATGGGCCGTGCCGAATTCGTGCGCGCCGATATCCGGAACCCATTGATCCGCAAGGTCATCGAGCGTTACCAGGTCGATACCGTCGTGCACACCGCGGTGCTGTCGCAGCCGCCCTCGGGCGGCGGCCGGGCCGCGATGAAGGATATGAACGTTCTCGGCGCGATGCAGCTGTTCGCCGTCTGCCAGAAATCATCGACGGTGCGGCGGGTGGTGTCACGTTCGAGTTCCGGGGTATACGGCGGGAGTGCCAAGGATCCCGCGAAGTTCACGGAGGAGATGAGCGCACGGAGGGCACCGGGCGGATGGTTCGCCCGGGACATGATCGAGATCGAGGGCTTCGCCCGCGGTCTGGCCCGACGCCGTCCCGATACCACTGTGCTCACTTTGCGCCTCGCGCCGATGGTGGGTCCCGGTCTGGGTGCGCGGGCCGGGCAATTGATGCGTTCTCCGATCACCCCGACCGTGCTCGGCCGGGACGCGCGGATGCAGTTCCTCCACGAGGAAGACGCGGTCGCGGCCTTGGTGCATGCCGTCCGGTCCGGCCCGGGCGGCACCTTCAATGTGGCCGGTGACGGCGCCCTCGCACTTTCGCAGGCCGTGCGCCGTTCCGGTCGGGTCGCGATGCCGGTACCCTGGTCGGTGTTCCGCACCGTCGGCCGGACGCTCATGGGTCCGGTGATGCGTGATTTCAGTTCAGAGCAGCTCGATTATTTTCTTTTCGGTTGTGGTCTGGATACGACGCGTATGCGCGGTGAACTCGGGTTCGAACCGCGCTGGACGACGGTACAGGCGTTCGACGACTTCACCGGGGGCGCAGTGTCGCGGCCCGTAGTCGATCCAGCGTGGATCGACGCCGCAGAAAACAAACTGCTCGGCCTCATCGGGGCCGGTACGGGAGCACATACATGA
- a CDS encoding lysophospholipid acyltransferase family protein, whose product MNDVAKVIRLQDLATVPRPRTATRSWTGPAHRPVTSLTDRLTPPTPTPRSVSELMRDALGKQIGRTAEFARRRLTGDYQVDEFGFDEHLLESVLLPALRPLADNWFRVQTSGMENVPEVGGALIVANHAGTIPIDGLMLQLAVHDHHAKQRALRLLAADLVFEMPMLGTLARKAGHTLACRPDAERLLSAGELTGVFPEGFKGVGKKYADRYKLQRFGRGGFVAAAVRVGVPIIPCSIVGSEEIYPKLADVKPLARLLGLPYFPVTPTFPHLGPLGAIPLPSKWYIEFGTPISTTEYQAEDADDPMLMFEVTDQVRETIQQTLYKLLIKRRNAFMG is encoded by the coding sequence ATGAACGACGTCGCCAAAGTCATCAGACTGCAGGACCTCGCTACCGTGCCGCGGCCACGGACCGCCACACGGAGCTGGACCGGTCCTGCCCACCGGCCGGTGACCTCGCTGACCGACCGTCTCACCCCACCCACACCCACCCCGCGCTCGGTCTCCGAACTGATGCGCGACGCCCTCGGCAAGCAGATCGGCCGTACCGCCGAATTCGCCCGCCGCCGCCTCACCGGCGACTACCAGGTCGACGAGTTCGGGTTCGACGAGCATCTGCTCGAATCGGTCCTGCTACCTGCCCTGCGCCCACTCGCCGACAACTGGTTCCGGGTGCAGACCAGCGGGATGGAGAATGTGCCCGAGGTGGGTGGTGCCCTCATCGTGGCCAACCACGCCGGCACGATCCCGATCGACGGGCTCATGCTGCAACTCGCGGTGCACGACCATCACGCCAAACAGCGCGCCCTGCGCCTGCTGGCCGCCGATCTCGTCTTCGAGATGCCGATGCTGGGCACCCTCGCCCGCAAGGCGGGCCATACCCTGGCTTGCCGCCCCGACGCCGAACGACTTCTCAGCGCCGGCGAACTCACCGGAGTGTTCCCGGAGGGCTTCAAAGGCGTCGGTAAGAAGTACGCGGACCGGTACAAACTGCAGCGATTCGGGCGCGGTGGCTTCGTCGCCGCGGCGGTGCGTGTCGGAGTGCCGATCATCCCGTGCTCGATCGTGGGCTCCGAGGAGATCTATCCGAAACTCGCCGACGTCAAGCCGCTGGCCCGGCTCCTCGGCCTGCCCTACTTCCCGGTGACCCCCACGTTCCCGCATCTGGGTCCGCTGGGCGCGATACCGCTGCCCTCGAAGTGGTATATCGAATTCGGCACTCCGATCAGCACCACCGAATACCAGGCCGAGGACGCCGACGACCCGATGCTCATGTTCGAGGTCACCGATCAGGTCCGCGAAACGATCCAGCAGACCCTCTACAAATTACTGATCAAACGCCGCAACGCCTTCATGGGCTGA
- a CDS encoding sulfatase family protein: MRPIRPSRRSLTAAAAVLLAVASGMSAASAAPDDADTRPNVVLILADDLDATTTPVWQAMPRTAALIRDRGTEFTDGFAPMPICCAARASILTGEYGHNTGVLTNSGPVGGFESFRANGNESHTVATALHNAGYRTGMAGKYLNGLEHDPGHIPPGWDDWNAGVDNFLYSGYNYTLNENGTFVEYGIAPADYETDVVGAKSRKFITDAAESGQPFFWLASSTSPHFPIPPAPRHLAETRPTAAPRSPNYQEPDVSDKPSWLVDTAAPRAATIAATNDIDYTNRLGALKSLDEMVAGIVETLARTGELDNTYLIFTSDNGYSLGAHRLTQKMAPYEESMRVPLAVSGPTVEPGRSDAMALSIDLAPTILDWAGVPVPDRVDGSSLTGVLRGDARWRTDFLAEYGGPGADGREGIAQEQIPGTETPLVYVLDMPSWSGVRTQRYLYVRWYERERPIEAREYELYDLRSDPYQLTNLVKTPEGRAAHADIVDTLDRRLTELTECAGPACR, translated from the coding sequence ATGCGTCCGATCCGTCCATCGCGTCGATCGCTGACAGCGGCAGCCGCGGTATTGCTCGCGGTCGCGTCGGGGATGTCCGCGGCCTCGGCCGCTCCGGATGACGCGGACACACGACCGAACGTGGTGCTGATCCTGGCAGACGACCTGGACGCCACCACCACCCCGGTCTGGCAGGCCATGCCCCGTACCGCGGCGTTGATCCGCGATCGCGGTACCGAGTTCACCGACGGCTTCGCCCCGATGCCGATCTGCTGCGCGGCCCGCGCCTCCATCCTGACCGGTGAATACGGTCACAACACCGGAGTGCTCACCAACTCCGGGCCCGTCGGCGGGTTCGAGTCCTTCCGTGCCAACGGAAACGAGTCGCATACCGTCGCGACCGCACTACACAACGCCGGCTACAGAACCGGGATGGCAGGCAAGTACCTCAACGGCCTCGAGCACGACCCCGGCCACATACCGCCCGGTTGGGACGACTGGAATGCCGGTGTCGACAATTTCTTGTACTCCGGCTACAACTACACCCTCAACGAGAACGGCACCTTCGTCGAATACGGCATCGCACCAGCCGATTACGAGACAGATGTGGTCGGGGCGAAGTCCCGGAAGTTCATCACCGACGCCGCCGAGTCCGGGCAGCCGTTCTTCTGGCTTGCGTCGTCCACCTCGCCGCACTTCCCGATCCCGCCCGCGCCTCGGCATCTGGCCGAAACCCGGCCTACCGCGGCGCCCAGGTCACCGAACTATCAAGAACCCGACGTATCGGATAAACCGTCGTGGCTGGTCGATACGGCAGCACCGCGGGCGGCGACCATCGCCGCGACCAACGATATCGACTACACGAACCGGCTCGGCGCACTGAAATCACTGGACGAGATGGTGGCCGGAATTGTCGAAACCCTCGCGCGCACCGGCGAACTGGACAACACCTACCTCATATTCACCTCCGACAACGGCTACAGCCTGGGTGCTCACCGGCTCACTCAGAAGATGGCGCCCTACGAGGAATCGATGCGGGTGCCGCTCGCCGTATCCGGGCCCACTGTCGAGCCGGGCCGCAGCGATGCCATGGCGTTGTCGATCGACCTCGCACCGACCATCCTCGACTGGGCCGGAGTACCGGTTCCCGACCGCGTGGACGGCAGCTCACTCACCGGCGTACTCCGGGGTGACGCCCGGTGGCGCACCGATTTCCTCGCCGAATACGGTGGACCGGGCGCCGACGGTCGCGAGGGCATCGCCCAGGAACAGATCCCCGGCACCGAGACCCCGCTCGTGTACGTGCTGGATATGCCGTCGTGGAGCGGAGTCCGCACCCAGCGGTATCTCTACGTGCGGTGGTACGAGCGGGAGCGACCCATCGAAGCGCGCGAATACGAACTCTACGATCTCCGGTCCGACCCCTACCAGTTGACCAACCTCGTCAAGACTCCGGAAGGCCGGGCCGCGCACGCCGACATCGTCGACACTCTCGACCGCCGCCTCACCGAACTGACCGAATGCGCCGGCCCGGCATGCCGCTGA